A genomic window from Flintibacter sp. KGMB00164 includes:
- a CDS encoding helix-turn-helix domain-containing protein, translating into MKKSGLTQKGEDEVEIEHALYTAMRFNFLYVDRYVFRSGWIYPNSYIPYTMVRYILKGSAEFILNGKSFYVHEKQVIYIPEGCYLECHALEDYFEFISIRFKVTTQLATDNFLQEYYRIQTVNNCGQQDEMERHFQEVYRNATSQNPSKVFHIRGNLELIVAWLVDQVAGDVQRMERPAVEYSFERTLQKEEDLEAYRQDPRINVLVDYIVTHPTEHYTSEVLCQMVNVSPSTLRRLFKKHTGKSPSDFIQDLRLTVAARRLLVTNDRISSIAYQVGFEDPNYFSRIFQKNFGVSPQAYRKNAQ; encoded by the coding sequence ATGAAGAAAAGCGGCCTGACACAAAAGGGGGAAGATGAAGTGGAGATCGAGCACGCCCTGTATACGGCGATGCGGTTTAACTTTTTATATGTAGACCGCTATGTATTCCGGTCCGGATGGATCTATCCCAACAGCTATATCCCATATACCATGGTGCGTTATATCCTGAAAGGAAGCGCGGAATTTATTTTGAACGGGAAGAGCTTTTACGTCCATGAGAAGCAGGTCATCTATATCCCGGAGGGCTGTTATCTGGAGTGTCACGCTCTGGAGGACTACTTTGAGTTTATCAGCATCCGGTTTAAGGTGACTACCCAGCTGGCTACCGACAACTTTTTGCAGGAGTATTACCGCATCCAGACGGTAAACAACTGCGGCCAGCAGGATGAGATGGAGCGCCACTTTCAGGAGGTATACCGGAACGCTACCAGCCAGAACCCCAGCAAGGTGTTCCACATCCGTGGAAATCTGGAACTGATCGTGGCCTGGCTGGTAGACCAGGTGGCGGGGGATGTTCAGCGGATGGAGCGGCCGGCAGTGGAGTACTCCTTTGAGCGCACGCTTCAAAAGGAGGAAGACCTGGAGGCCTACCGGCAGGACCCCAGGATCAACGTGCTGGTGGACTACATCGTCACCCACCCTACCGAACATTATACCTCAGAGGTGCTGTGCCAGATGGTCAATGTCAGCCCCTCCACCCTGCGCAGGCTGTTTAAGAAGCACACCGGGAAATCCCCCAGCGACTTTATTCAGGACCTGCGCCTGACGGTGGCGGCCCGGCGGCTGCTGGTGACTAACGACCGGATATCATCCATCGCCTATCAGGTTGGATTTGAGGACCCAAACTATTTCTCCCGGATCTTCCAAAAGAACTTCGGGGTGTCTCCCCAGGCATACAGGAAAAACGCACAATAG
- a CDS encoding sugar ABC transporter substrate-binding protein, giving the protein MKKLLCISLAAALSLSLLAGCNNGATSSGGSGTPSGSGSGGELSGEITFWHSFTQGARMEAIQAAADQFMKDNPGVKINIETMAWGDFNTKWNAGITTGDLPDISTAQNTGEVVEMLNAGVLAPMDSTIDAIGRDLFSANALADMTMDGATYGVPYYSHAQVMWYRTDLLEANNLEVPKTWDEFYDAAVALTKDGVYGCGFSCSPNDLLCTRYLNYYVRSGGGSLLNDDLTANLTSDLAIDGINFWVKVYKNCSPAETINYTVNDHATLYYQGTTAFDFNSGFMISGVESNRPDLLQYVSCAPLPTLKEGDPYYSAEATHIPLVTWKNSEHPEICQAFIEYLYQEDNYLNFLAAVPVGMLPAIKGIDQNETYLSNPIVQQFSDEAAVIAKAVDEGSAIGFEHGPSAQAGLLTSQGVIEEMFQDIITNGTDVETAAKAAEDKLNEIFSTMVM; this is encoded by the coding sequence ATGAAGAAATTGCTTTGCATCTCCCTTGCAGCAGCGCTTTCCCTTTCCCTGTTGGCTGGTTGTAACAACGGCGCAACCTCCTCCGGCGGCTCCGGCACTCCCTCAGGATCTGGCTCCGGCGGTGAGCTCAGCGGAGAAATCACCTTCTGGCATTCGTTTACTCAGGGCGCCCGTATGGAGGCCATCCAGGCGGCTGCCGACCAGTTCATGAAGGATAACCCCGGCGTAAAAATCAACATTGAGACTATGGCCTGGGGCGACTTCAACACCAAGTGGAACGCGGGCATCACCACCGGCGACCTGCCCGACATCAGTACCGCCCAGAACACCGGCGAGGTCGTGGAAATGCTCAATGCCGGCGTGCTGGCACCCATGGACAGCACCATCGACGCCATCGGCCGGGACCTGTTCTCTGCCAACGCTCTGGCTGACATGACCATGGACGGCGCTACTTACGGCGTACCTTATTACTCCCACGCTCAGGTCATGTGGTACCGCACCGACCTGCTGGAGGCCAATAACCTGGAGGTCCCCAAGACCTGGGATGAGTTCTATGACGCTGCGGTGGCTCTGACCAAGGACGGCGTGTATGGCTGCGGCTTCTCCTGCAGCCCCAACGACCTGCTGTGCACCCGTTACCTCAACTACTACGTCCGTTCCGGCGGCGGCAGCCTGCTCAACGACGATCTGACTGCCAACCTCACCAGCGACCTGGCCATTGACGGCATCAACTTCTGGGTCAAGGTTTATAAGAACTGCTCCCCCGCCGAGACCATCAACTACACCGTCAACGACCATGCCACCCTGTACTATCAGGGCACCACGGCCTTTGACTTCAACTCCGGCTTTATGATCAGCGGCGTGGAGTCCAACCGCCCTGACCTGCTGCAGTATGTCTCCTGCGCTCCCCTGCCCACTCTGAAGGAGGGCGACCCCTATTACAGCGCCGAGGCCACCCACATTCCTCTGGTGACCTGGAAGAATTCCGAGCATCCTGAGATCTGCCAGGCCTTCATCGAGTATCTGTATCAGGAGGACAATTACCTCAACTTCCTGGCCGCCGTTCCCGTGGGCATGCTGCCCGCCATCAAGGGCATCGACCAGAACGAGACCTACCTGTCCAACCCCATCGTGCAGCAGTTCTCCGACGAGGCCGCTGTCATCGCCAAGGCGGTGGATGAGGGCAGTGCCATCGGCTTTGAGCACGGTCCCAGCGCGCAGGCCGGTCTGCTGACCAGCCAGGGCGTCATTGAGGAGATGTTCCAGGACATCATCACCAATGGTACCGACGTGGAGACCGCAGCCAAGGCGGCAGAAGACAAACTCAACGAGATCTTCAGCACCATGGTCATGTAA